One stretch of Hymenobacter chitinivorans DSM 11115 DNA includes these proteins:
- a CDS encoding TolC family protein yields MKTLRTPFLHQLATAGVGALLLSAVGLPAAAQTTAPVQPPAGTVPAATPSGPYSLQRAVDVALQNNLTVRQQQLTTENTNVVLRQSRAALLPTANAAASQSWNYGTNVDPLTFQFQNQTTRANNFSLSSQVTLFSGFQLRNTIKRNELDYQAGLSDIEKSRNDIALNVASSFLQLVLAQEIVRANEARVNTSQQQVSRAQKLLKAGSVAESNVLDSQAQLASDELNVITAQNQVAFYRLQLAQLLNLPSATGFEIEVPNLPDPDDVVMLTADPDGTYQTAQGIMPEVKAADLRVQSALRTVELARGAYYPRLTFGGSIFSGYSSARIGRKLTGDSTVVPSGFIYQLTPTGAQVVPGLFSGIKQPRFETLSEGFTSQVKNNLGKQLSFNLSIPILNGLQARTNVQRSEIGVKQNELRAEQTRLQLRQTIQQAYADAIAAQRRYAAAKRQTEALTTAYRNAEIRFNNGLLNGTDFNIAKNNLYGAESSMIQAKYEFIFRRKVLDFYEGRGIRL; encoded by the coding sequence ATGAAAACACTTCGTACTCCGTTTCTGCACCAGTTAGCCACGGCGGGCGTCGGGGCGCTGCTGCTGAGCGCCGTGGGCCTGCCCGCCGCGGCCCAAACCACGGCTCCCGTTCAGCCCCCGGCCGGCACTGTGCCCGCGGCAACCCCCAGCGGCCCTTACTCGCTGCAGCGGGCCGTGGACGTGGCCCTGCAAAACAACCTCACGGTGCGCCAGCAGCAGCTGACCACCGAGAATACCAACGTGGTGCTGCGCCAGAGCCGGGCCGCCCTGCTGCCCACGGCCAACGCCGCGGCCTCCCAGAGCTGGAACTACGGCACCAACGTCGACCCGCTGACTTTCCAGTTTCAGAACCAGACCACCCGGGCCAATAACTTCTCGCTCAGTTCCCAGGTTACGCTGTTTTCGGGCTTTCAGCTGCGCAACACCATCAAGCGCAACGAGCTCGACTACCAGGCCGGCCTGAGCGACATCGAGAAGTCGCGCAACGACATTGCCCTGAACGTGGCCTCCTCGTTTCTGCAGCTGGTGCTGGCCCAGGAAATTGTGCGGGCCAATGAGGCGCGCGTCAACACCAGCCAGCAGCAGGTAAGCCGGGCCCAGAAGCTGCTCAAGGCCGGCAGCGTGGCCGAAAGCAACGTACTCGACAGCCAGGCCCAGCTGGCCTCCGATGAACTCAACGTTATTACGGCCCAAAACCAGGTGGCTTTTTACCGCCTGCAGCTGGCCCAGCTGCTGAACCTGCCCTCGGCCACCGGCTTCGAGATTGAGGTGCCCAACCTGCCCGACCCCGACGACGTGGTGATGCTCACGGCCGACCCCGATGGCACCTACCAGACGGCCCAGGGTATCATGCCCGAAGTAAAGGCCGCCGACCTGCGGGTGCAAAGCGCCCTGCGCACGGTGGAGCTGGCCCGCGGTGCCTATTATCCCCGCCTCACCTTCGGGGGCAGCATCTTCTCGGGCTACTCCTCGGCCCGCATCGGGCGCAAGCTCACCGGCGACTCCACCGTCGTGCCCTCGGGCTTTATCTACCAGCTCACGCCCACCGGGGCCCAGGTAGTGCCGGGCCTATTTTCCGGTATCAAGCAGCCCCGCTTCGAAACCTTGTCCGAGGGCTTTACTTCCCAGGTCAAGAACAACCTGGGCAAGCAGCTGAGCTTTAACCTGTCCATTCCCATCCTCAACGGCCTGCAGGCGCGCACCAACGTGCAGCGCTCCGAAATCGGGGTGAAGCAGAACGAGCTGCGCGCCGAGCAAACCCGACTGCAGCTGCGGCAAACCATTCAGCAGGCCTACGCCGACGCCATTGCCGCCCAGCGCCGCTACGCGGCCGCCAAGCGCCAGACGGAAGCCCTGACGACGGCCTACCGCAACGCCGAAATCCGCTTCAACAACGGCCTGCTCAACGGCACGGACTTCAACATCGCCAAAAACAACCTCTACGGGGCCGAGTCGAGCATGATTCAGGCCAAGTACGAGTTCATCTTCCGCCGCAAGGTGCTGGATTTCTACGAAGGCCGTGGCATCAGACTCTAA
- the sdaAB gene encoding L-serine ammonia-lyase, iron-sulfur-dependent subunit beta encodes MAEKSSIFDMIGPVMIGPSSSHTAGVVRIAGAAIRILGSLPTHATITFYNSFARTYEGHGSDRAIVAGLLGMATDDKRIREAFEHAREAGLQYTFQSVGNASTMHPNTIRLQLRDERTGHSVEVIGQSRGGGVIRIVEVDGFPSDFSASLHTLIVDADDRPGSIAFIASVIAHDDCNIATMFVSRKGKNDAARQFIEMDSGIKEITLEYLRQLSWVHRVTYIPNIE; translated from the coding sequence ATGGCCGAAAAGAGCAGCATTTTTGATATGATCGGACCCGTGATGATCGGGCCCAGCAGTTCGCACACGGCCGGCGTGGTCCGCATTGCCGGCGCCGCCATCCGCATCCTGGGCTCCTTGCCCACGCATGCCACCATTACGTTTTACAATTCCTTTGCCCGCACCTACGAGGGCCACGGCTCCGACCGCGCCATCGTGGCCGGCCTGCTGGGCATGGCCACCGACGACAAGCGCATCCGCGAGGCCTTCGAGCACGCCCGGGAAGCCGGCCTGCAGTACACCTTTCAGAGCGTGGGCAACGCCTCCACGATGCACCCCAACACCATCCGGCTGCAGCTGCGCGACGAGCGCACGGGCCACAGCGTGGAAGTTATCGGCCAGAGCCGGGGTGGGGGCGTCATCCGCATCGTGGAAGTCGACGGCTTCCCGTCCGACTTCTCGGCGTCCCTGCACACGCTCATCGTGGATGCCGACGACCGGCCGGGCTCCATTGCCTTTATTGCCTCGGTTATTGCCCATGACGACTGCAACATTGCCACCATGTTCGTGAGCCGCAAGGGCAAGAACGACGCGGCCCGGCAGTTCATCGAAATGGACTCGGGCATCAAGGAAATAACTCTGGAGTACCTGCGCCAGCTCAGCTGGGTCCACCGCGTAACGTATATTCCTAATATTGAATAA
- a CDS encoding tryptophan 2,3-dioxygenase family protein, which yields MSLPQDEFSPAVLEQLRRLQQKYAADGQDLAGYLEGLYYADYVNYWDYIELDTLLSLQRPLTQIPDERIFIMYHQITELYFKLCLCEYEQIGLLQQPTVGELVLRLGRINRYFENLIDSFDVMVDGMDKNQFLQFRMALMPASGFQSVQYRMIEIASTSLDNLLNKEKRRLLGEAAAHDELMGCIYWKAGATIEETGAKALTLIQFEEKYTQQLSQHAAHYQDRNVWTVVQRLSPEDQQHPRLLRQLKLLDTNVNVNWPLMHFKSAVRYLERDPTALAATGGTNWKKYLPPKFQKRIFYPQLWTSQELEDWGKNWVESILEEARS from the coding sequence ATGTCTTTGCCACAGGACGAATTCTCGCCCGCCGTGCTCGAGCAGCTGCGCCGTTTGCAGCAGAAGTACGCCGCCGACGGTCAGGATCTGGCAGGCTACCTCGAGGGCCTGTACTACGCCGACTACGTCAACTACTGGGACTATATCGAGCTCGATACGCTGCTTTCGCTGCAGCGGCCCCTGACCCAGATTCCCGACGAGCGAATCTTTATTATGTACCACCAGATTACGGAGCTCTACTTCAAGCTCTGCCTCTGCGAGTACGAGCAGATCGGGCTCCTGCAGCAGCCCACCGTGGGCGAGCTGGTCTTGCGCCTGGGCCGCATCAACCGCTACTTCGAGAACCTGATTGACTCCTTCGACGTGATGGTCGACGGCATGGACAAAAACCAGTTTTTGCAGTTTCGCATGGCCCTGATGCCCGCCTCGGGCTTTCAGAGCGTGCAGTACCGCATGATTGAAATTGCCTCCACCTCGCTCGACAACCTTTTAAACAAAGAGAAGCGTCGCCTGCTGGGCGAGGCCGCCGCCCACGACGAGCTAATGGGCTGCATCTACTGGAAAGCCGGGGCCACCATCGAAGAAACCGGCGCCAAAGCCCTGACACTTATTCAGTTCGAAGAAAAATACACCCAGCAGCTCAGCCAGCACGCGGCCCACTACCAGGACCGCAACGTGTGGACCGTGGTGCAGCGCCTGAGCCCGGAAGACCAGCAGCACCCGCGCCTGCTACGCCAGCTCAAGCTGCTCGACACGAACGTCAACGTCAACTGGCCCCTGATGCACTTTAAGTCGGCGGTGCGCTACCTGGAGCGCGACCCCACGGCCCTGGCCGCCACGGGGGGCACCAACTGGAAGAAGTACCTGCCTCCCAAGTTCCAGAAGCGCATCTTCTACCCCCAGCTCTGGACCAGTCAGGAGCTGGAAGACTGGGGCAAAAACTGGGTGGAAAGCATTCTGGAAGAAGCCCGCTCGTAA
- a CDS encoding tetratricopeptide repeat protein: MPKTILLLLLLCLGAGPLSWAQRDAEQPRYAGRPQTAAQRQADQEFVTQALQQYKTRAAASETYVDEGWTAFYQEKYSQALQSYNRAWLLDSASANVFYGFSAYLTKRGTPAAAARYFALAQQRDPQRLGARTYYVRLADLQEKLGDRAGVLDSYQEIIKLDPGNATAYRVLGTTYAAMQDSARARQHLRKALSLNPADSATYFGLGQLAYARQDYARAVATYSQALRLNPRYLDAYAARGLAYEQQGQLPQAVADYSKCLEMAEFVDKGQFYRMLGVVQIKLEDPSACESLRQALRWGDAAVGEKELKRILKEHCR; encoded by the coding sequence ATGCCCAAAACGATACTCTTGCTGCTGCTCCTGTGCCTGGGTGCCGGCCCCCTCAGCTGGGCCCAGCGCGACGCCGAGCAGCCTCGCTACGCCGGGCGGCCCCAAACGGCGGCCCAGCGCCAGGCCGACCAGGAGTTTGTAACCCAGGCCCTGCAGCAGTACAAAACCCGGGCGGCGGCCTCCGAAACCTACGTGGACGAGGGCTGGACGGCATTTTACCAGGAAAAATACTCCCAGGCCCTGCAAAGCTACAACCGGGCCTGGCTGCTCGACTCGGCCAGCGCCAACGTCTTTTACGGCTTCAGCGCCTACCTGACCAAGCGTGGCACCCCGGCCGCCGCGGCGCGGTACTTTGCCCTGGCCCAGCAGCGCGACCCGCAGCGCCTTGGGGCCCGCACCTACTACGTACGTCTGGCCGACCTGCAGGAAAAGCTCGGCGACCGGGCCGGCGTGCTGGACTCCTACCAGGAAATTATCAAACTGGACCCGGGCAACGCCACGGCCTACCGCGTGCTGGGCACCACCTACGCCGCCATGCAGGACAGCGCCCGGGCACGCCAGCACTTGCGGAAAGCTTTGAGTCTGAACCCGGCCGACTCGGCTACCTACTTCGGGCTGGGGCAGCTGGCCTACGCCCGTCAGGACTACGCCCGGGCCGTGGCCACCTACAGCCAGGCGCTGCGCCTGAACCCGCGCTACCTCGATGCCTACGCTGCCCGGGGCCTGGCCTACGAGCAGCAGGGCCAGCTGCCCCAGGCCGTGGCCGATTACAGCAAGTGCCTGGAAATGGCGGAATTCGTGGATAAAGGCCAGTTTTACCGCATGCTGGGCGTGGTGCAGATCAAGCTGGAAGACCCCAGCGCCTGCGAGTCGCTGCGCCAGGCCCTGCGCTGGGGCGACGCGGCCGTGGGCGAAAAGGAGCTCAAGCGTATCCTGAAGGAGCACTGCCGCTAA
- a CDS encoding M23 family metallopeptidase, which produces MPRLLSYIFLLLSGFAGMAQNKPGPLVSVEDVKYKDGSTVLVATNRGFAPCTIFLEAELLHMTSDVALPAKIVVFPSPKPQVIAHFTPQEQYLTRTYTYWYGAQLGICNGKKPDTTFIYRLPLPTGTTSTILQARTVDSTYSKPWSHAVIFRLPENTPVCAARAGVVTDVRQDSDKSGGRGRRYDANMIVVFHDDGTYAVYTHFRQNGAAVQAGQRVNEGDVLGFSGNTGWVKEPCLGFNVQYSAEPDPRMVPTLFQTTTSPGLYLKTGQTVTTP; this is translated from the coding sequence ATGCCCCGTTTATTGAGCTATATCTTCCTGCTACTGTCGGGGTTTGCGGGCATGGCCCAGAACAAACCCGGCCCTTTGGTTTCAGTGGAGGATGTGAAATATAAGGATGGCAGCACGGTACTAGTAGCTACAAACCGGGGATTTGCGCCCTGTACTATCTTTCTGGAAGCCGAGTTGCTGCACATGACCAGCGACGTAGCCCTGCCCGCTAAAATAGTGGTGTTTCCTTCCCCCAAGCCGCAGGTTATTGCGCACTTCACCCCGCAAGAGCAGTACCTGACCCGCACGTATACTTACTGGTACGGGGCACAGTTGGGCATTTGCAACGGCAAGAAGCCGGACACCACCTTCATTTATCGGTTGCCTTTACCAACGGGCACGACCAGCACCATTCTGCAAGCCAGGACCGTCGACTCCACCTACAGTAAGCCTTGGAGTCATGCGGTTATATTCAGGCTGCCCGAAAATACCCCCGTGTGCGCGGCCCGGGCCGGAGTTGTAACCGATGTGCGCCAGGATTCCGATAAATCTGGGGGCCGGGGCCGCCGGTATGATGCCAATATGATAGTGGTATTTCACGACGACGGGACCTACGCCGTTTACACGCACTTTCGGCAGAACGGTGCGGCCGTGCAGGCCGGGCAGCGCGTCAACGAGGGCGACGTACTCGGCTTTTCCGGTAACACCGGTTGGGTAAAAGAGCCCTGCTTAGGGTTTAACGTGCAATACAGCGCCGAGCCTGACCCGCGGATGGTGCCAACCTTGTTTCAAACGACGACAAGCCCCGGCCTCTACCTGAAAACGGGCCAGACGGTCACTACGCCCTAA
- a CDS encoding MFS transporter, with the protein MSAFLPGAPPARSMASRIKSIVSGSIGNLVEWYDWYVYSAFSLYFAPAFFPQGNLTAQLLNSAAVFAVGFLMRPLGGWLMGTYADRHGRKAALVVSVLLMCGGSLLIALTPGYGQIGVAAPVLLVLARLLQGLSVGGEYGTSATYLSEMADARNRGFFSSFQYVTLLGGQLLALSVQLVLQRSLSEAQMYTWGWRVPFVIGAAAALVALYLRRHMDETDSFVKQEQTAPTQQEPGKLALLLRYPKEILTVVGLTLGGTIVFYTFTTYAQKFLVNTAGFSKAQASWISFVTLAIALVLQPLFGALSDRVGRRPVLLFFGVGATLGTVPLLTLLGRAPSEWAALGLLAVAMLMMSGYTSINAVVKAELFPTAIRALGVGLPYALTVAIFGGSAEYVALQAKQWGVETWFYWYVTFCAALSLLVYWRMPDTQKAGRMEAGVG; encoded by the coding sequence ATGTCTGCTTTCCTTCCCGGTGCGCCGCCCGCGCGTAGCATGGCTTCCCGCATCAAATCCATCGTCAGCGGCTCCATTGGCAATTTGGTGGAGTGGTACGATTGGTACGTGTACTCGGCTTTTTCCCTGTATTTCGCCCCGGCGTTTTTTCCCCAAGGCAACCTGACGGCCCAGTTGCTCAACTCGGCCGCCGTCTTTGCCGTGGGCTTTCTGATGCGGCCTTTGGGCGGCTGGCTCATGGGCACCTACGCCGACCGGCACGGCCGCAAAGCGGCCCTGGTGGTGTCGGTGCTGCTTATGTGCGGGGGCTCGTTGCTGATTGCCCTCACGCCGGGCTACGGGCAGATTGGGGTGGCCGCGCCGGTGCTGCTCGTGCTGGCCCGCCTGCTGCAGGGCCTGAGCGTGGGTGGCGAGTACGGCACCTCGGCCACCTACCTGAGCGAAATGGCCGACGCCCGGAACCGGGGCTTTTTCTCCAGCTTCCAGTACGTGACCTTGCTGGGCGGGCAGCTGCTGGCCTTATCGGTCCAGCTGGTGTTGCAGCGGAGCCTGAGCGAGGCGCAGATGTACACCTGGGGCTGGCGGGTGCCGTTCGTCATCGGGGCCGCGGCGGCGCTGGTAGCGTTGTATCTGCGGCGGCACATGGACGAAACCGACTCGTTCGTGAAGCAGGAGCAAACGGCCCCCACCCAGCAGGAGCCGGGTAAGCTGGCGCTGCTGCTGCGCTACCCCAAGGAAATCCTGACCGTGGTGGGCCTCACCCTGGGCGGTACCATCGTGTTTTACACCTTTACGACCTACGCCCAGAAATTTCTGGTCAATACGGCCGGTTTCAGCAAGGCCCAGGCTTCCTGGATTTCCTTCGTCACGCTGGCCATTGCCCTGGTGCTGCAGCCCTTGTTCGGGGCCTTGTCGGATCGGGTGGGGCGGCGGCCGGTGCTGCTGTTTTTCGGCGTCGGGGCCACGCTGGGTACCGTGCCGCTGCTCACCCTGCTGGGCCGGGCCCCCTCGGAGTGGGCCGCCCTGGGGCTGCTGGCCGTGGCCATGCTGATGATGAGCGGCTACACTTCGATTAATGCCGTGGTGAAGGCCGAGTTGTTCCCGACGGCCATCCGGGCCCTGGGCGTGGGCTTGCCCTACGCCCTGACGGTGGCCATCTTCGGCGGCTCGGCCGAGTACGTGGCCCTGCAGGCCAAGCAGTGGGGCGTCGAAACCTGGTTTTACTGGTACGTGACCTTCTGCGCCGCCCTGTCGTTGCTGGTGTACTGGCGCATGCCCGACACCCAGAAAGCGGGCCGCATGGAAGCCGGAGTGGGTTAG
- a CDS encoding acyl-CoA thioesterase, with protein MLTLDEKIARAETRIFKAVFPNTTNHYDTLFGGATLHMMDEVAFICATRFSRLKMVTVSSDKVDFTHPIPGGTLVELIGNVVRVGNTSLQVRVDLFVEQMYSEERTKAVTGTFTFVAIDNEKRPVRILSEAATTE; from the coding sequence ATGCTCACGCTCGACGAGAAAATTGCCCGCGCCGAAACGCGTATTTTCAAAGCGGTATTTCCCAACACCACCAACCACTACGATACGCTCTTCGGCGGGGCCACCCTGCACATGATGGATGAAGTGGCCTTTATCTGCGCCACCCGCTTTTCCCGCCTCAAGATGGTCACCGTGTCCTCCGACAAGGTCGACTTTACCCACCCCATTCCCGGTGGCACGTTGGTGGAGCTCATCGGCAACGTGGTGCGCGTGGGCAACACCAGCCTGCAGGTGCGCGTGGACCTGTTCGTGGAGCAGATGTACTCCGAGGAGCGCACCAAAGCCGTAACCGGCACGTTCACCTTCGTGGCCATCGACAACGAAAAGCGCCCGGTCCGCATCCTGTCCGAGGCCGCTACGACGGAGTAG
- a CDS encoding NAD(P)/FAD-dependent oxidoreductase, translated as MSEKQEIEALLPPEVAYDEYARYRALLAAAGLQPGQADFVHLRKRSIDARGRQPLVRLRADIWRSAPPTDLFGPWFQYPDISRARRSVLIVGAGPAGLFAALRAIELGIRPIVLERGKDVRTRRRDLAALNKEHVVNPDSNYCFGEGGAGTYSDGKLYTRSTKRGDIQRILKLLVQHGATPEIMVDAHPHIGTNKLPGVVAALRESIRQAGGEVRFDTRVTDLILAGTHLRGVVTAAGEALEADAVILATGHSARDIYELLHRRGVRIEAKPFALGVRVEHQQELIDQAQYRRADRGPLPAASYSLVHQTQWQGQQRGVFSFCMCPGGFIVPAATAPGEVVVNGMSPSRRDSRFANSGIVTAIELEDMDLQRYGALAGLQLQQQIEQRACQLAGNTQLAPAQRLGDFLKGKVSAELLDTSYQPGLVSVNMEQVLGQGLTARLRQGFENFGRKIPGYATNAAQIVGVESRTSAPVRIPRDPATLQHPETTGLFPCGEGAGYAGGIVSAAMDGERCAEAVAALVRG; from the coding sequence ATGTCCGAAAAACAAGAAATTGAGGCCCTGCTTCCCCCGGAAGTGGCCTACGACGAGTACGCGCGCTACCGCGCCCTGCTAGCCGCCGCCGGCCTGCAGCCCGGCCAGGCCGACTTCGTGCACCTGCGCAAGCGCAGCATCGACGCCCGCGGCCGGCAGCCCCTGGTGCGCCTGCGGGCCGACATCTGGCGCTCAGCTCCGCCCACGGACTTGTTCGGCCCCTGGTTTCAGTACCCCGATATCAGCCGGGCGCGCCGCTCGGTGCTGATTGTGGGCGCGGGTCCGGCCGGCTTGTTTGCCGCCCTGCGGGCCATTGAGCTGGGTATCCGACCCATCGTACTGGAGCGGGGCAAGGACGTGCGCACCCGCCGCCGCGACCTGGCGGCCCTCAACAAGGAGCACGTCGTGAATCCCGACTCCAACTACTGCTTCGGCGAAGGCGGGGCCGGCACGTATTCCGACGGCAAGCTCTACACCCGCTCTACCAAGCGCGGCGACATTCAGCGCATCCTCAAGCTGCTCGTGCAGCACGGGGCCACGCCCGAAATCATGGTCGACGCCCACCCCCACATCGGTACCAACAAGCTGCCCGGCGTGGTGGCGGCCCTGCGCGAATCCATCCGGCAGGCCGGCGGCGAAGTGCGCTTCGACACCCGCGTCACGGACCTGATTCTGGCCGGCACTCACCTGCGCGGCGTAGTGACGGCCGCCGGCGAGGCCCTGGAAGCCGACGCCGTGATTCTGGCCACCGGCCACTCGGCCCGGGATATTTACGAGCTGCTGCACCGCCGCGGGGTCCGCATCGAGGCCAAGCCCTTTGCGCTGGGCGTGCGTGTGGAGCACCAGCAGGAGCTTATCGACCAGGCCCAGTACCGCCGCGCCGACCGGGGTCCGCTGCCAGCGGCATCCTACTCCTTGGTGCACCAAACTCAGTGGCAGGGCCAGCAGCGGGGCGTGTTTTCGTTTTGCATGTGCCCCGGCGGCTTTATCGTGCCCGCTGCCACCGCGCCCGGCGAAGTAGTGGTGAACGGCATGAGCCCCAGCCGCCGCGACTCCCGCTTCGCCAACTCCGGCATCGTGACGGCCATTGAGCTCGAAGACATGGACCTGCAGCGCTACGGCGCCCTGGCTGGCCTGCAGCTGCAGCAGCAAATCGAGCAGCGGGCCTGCCAGCTGGCCGGCAACACCCAGCTGGCCCCGGCCCAGCGCCTGGGCGACTTTCTCAAGGGCAAAGTCTCGGCCGAGCTGCTCGACACCTCCTACCAGCCCGGCCTGGTCTCGGTCAATATGGAGCAGGTGCTGGGCCAAGGCCTGACGGCGCGGCTGCGGCAGGGCTTCGAGAACTTTGGCCGCAAGATTCCGGGCTACGCCACCAACGCGGCCCAAATCGTGGGCGTGGAAAGCCGCACCTCGGCCCCGGTGCGCATCCCCCGCGACCCGGCCACGCTGCAGCACCCCGAAACCACGGGCCTGTTTCCCTGCGGAGAAGGAGCCGGCTACGCGGGCGGCATCGTATCGGCGGCCATGGATGGGGAGCGGTGCGCCGAAGCCGTAGCGGCCCTGGTTCGTGGGTAG
- a CDS encoding CoA-binding protein, which translates to MKKTLVLGASDNPSRYSYRAVHQLQRHGHEVVPVGIRKGQVAGLDIHTDRPTGEDIDTVTLYVGPQNQPAWYDYILDLKPKRIIFNPGTENEELERMAQERGIRTEEACTLVMLSVGNY; encoded by the coding sequence ATGAAAAAGACCCTTGTTCTCGGCGCCAGCGACAACCCCTCCCGATACTCCTACCGCGCCGTGCACCAGCTCCAGCGCCACGGCCACGAGGTTGTGCCCGTGGGCATCCGCAAAGGCCAGGTGGCTGGCCTCGACATTCACACCGACCGGCCCACGGGCGAAGATATCGACACCGTAACGCTGTACGTGGGCCCGCAAAACCAGCCCGCTTGGTACGACTACATCCTGGATTTGAAGCCCAAGCGCATCATCTTCAACCCCGGCACCGAAAACGAGGAGCTGGAACGTATGGCCCAGGAACGCGGCATCCGCACCGAAGAAGCCTGCACCCTGGTGATGCTGTCGGTGGGCAATTACTAG
- a CDS encoding DUF3575 domain-containing protein, producing MLTHPHCGRPQPPLARFSRHVLAITLLAAPLASSAAAPVDTTKFTPTHLVKLGVRYGTATSRTVVPQLRYEWQLRPAWSVQLGAGYQRRAYSVGYYRDLQTTFWTADVAARYYLSAPRTQALSGWYLGVGVGTIHRASLDRDNFAPFEERSSRGWSVDSRLQLGAQLALGRRLALDLYLAATTPYYFSPGDGARLQLAPEVGFSLGYRH from the coding sequence ATGCTAACTCACCCACATTGCGGCCGGCCGCAGCCCCCGCTGGCTCGTTTCAGCCGGCACGTATTAGCCATTACGCTGCTGGCAGCTCCCCTGGCCTCGTCGGCCGCCGCGCCCGTTGATACCACCAAGTTTACCCCCACCCACCTCGTGAAGCTGGGCGTCCGCTACGGTACGGCCACGAGCCGGACCGTGGTGCCCCAGCTGCGGTACGAATGGCAGCTCCGGCCCGCGTGGAGCGTGCAGCTGGGGGCCGGCTACCAGCGCCGTGCGTACTCGGTGGGCTATTATCGGGACCTGCAGACCACCTTCTGGACGGCTGACGTGGCAGCCCGCTATTACCTCAGCGCCCCGCGCACTCAGGCCCTGAGCGGCTGGTATCTGGGCGTGGGCGTGGGCACGATTCACCGCGCTAGCCTGGACCGCGACAACTTCGCCCCGTTCGAAGAGCGCTCCAGCCGCGGCTGGAGCGTGGATTCCCGCCTGCAGCTGGGCGCGCAGTTGGCACTAGGCCGCCGCCTCGCACTGGACCTGTATTTGGCCGCCACCACCCCCTACTACTTCTCCCCGGGTGATGGTGCCCGGCTGCAGCTTGCGCCCGAGGTGGGCTTCTCGCTCGGCTACCGCCACTAA
- a CDS encoding RNA polymerase sigma factor, which translates to MTDADLIAACRQGSGRAQKLLYERFAGMMLGVCIRYLRRREDAEEAMLGGFAKVFRALDQYRHEGSFEGWIRRIMVNEALGQLRRKEPLHLAIDDMVTDVPATAAEAESNLHAADLLALLADLPAGYRTVFNLYAVEGYTHPEIAELLGISEGTSKSQLSKARAMLQRRLAAASSSASTSSPKEYYATGRY; encoded by the coding sequence GTGACTGACGCCGACCTTATTGCTGCGTGCCGCCAAGGCAGTGGCCGTGCCCAGAAACTGCTCTACGAGCGGTTTGCGGGCATGATGCTGGGCGTGTGCATCCGGTATCTGCGCCGCCGCGAAGATGCCGAGGAAGCTATGCTGGGCGGGTTTGCCAAAGTGTTCCGGGCCCTGGACCAGTACCGGCACGAGGGCAGCTTCGAGGGCTGGATCCGCCGCATCATGGTGAACGAGGCCCTGGGCCAGCTGCGCCGCAAGGAGCCCCTGCACCTGGCCATCGACGATATGGTGACCGACGTGCCGGCCACGGCCGCCGAGGCCGAAAGCAACCTGCACGCGGCCGACCTGCTGGCCCTGCTGGCCGACTTGCCGGCCGGCTACCGCACGGTGTTCAACCTCTACGCCGTGGAGGGCTACACCCACCCCGAAATTGCCGAGCTGCTGGGCATTTCCGAGGGCACTTCCAAATCGCAGCTGAGCAAGGCCCGCGCCATGCTCCAGCGCCGCCTGGCTGCCGCCAGCAGCAGCGCTTCCACCTCCTCACCGAAAGAATACTATGCAACCGGAAGATATTGA